CATCGCGAGGATGACGACCGACAGGCCCGCCTCCACGCCGAGCCCGATGTTGACCGTCTGCAGCGCCTGGACGACGTCCTGGCCCAGGCCCGGCGCGCCGACCATGCCGGAGATGACCACCATGGACAGCGCGAGCATGATCACCTGGTTGAGGCCCGCCATGATCGTGGGCAGGGCGAGCGGGAGCTGGATCTGGCGCAGGATGCGCCCCGGCGTCGCACCGAAGGCGTGCCCGGCCTCGACGACCTCGCTGTCCACCTGCCGGATGCCCAGCTCGGTGAGGCGCACGCCGGGCGCCATGGCGAAGATGATCGTCGCGACGACGCCGGGGACGACGCCGACGCGGAAGAGGACCACGGCCGGGATGAGGTAGACGAACGCGGGCATCGTCTGCATGAAGTCGAGCACGGGGCGCAGGGCTCGCGAGACGTGGCCGTTGCGGGCCGCCCACACGCCCAGCGGGATGCCGACGGCGACGGCGATGAGCGAGGCCACGAGGACCAGGGCGAGCGTCGACATGGCGTTCTCCCACTGGTCGACGCCGTAGATCACGGCCAGCCCGACGAGCGAGCCGAGGGCCAGCCGCCACCCCTTGGCGAAGAACGCCGCGGCGGCGAGGACGAGGGCGACGACCCACGGGGCGGGCCCGGCGAGCGCAAGCTCGGCACCGTCGAAGAGGGTGTCGACGCCGGTGCCGATGACGTCGAAGACGCGGTCGAGGTTGTCGGTGAGGACGTCGACGAAGGCGTCGGCCCACTCGCCGACGGGCAGACGGAAGAGGGTCTCGTTCATCGTGCGCCTCCGGTGGTGGTCGGGTCCTCGACGGCGTGCCGGCCGCGTGCCGGGCCGGGGGGCGCAGGCTCGACCGGCACCCCGGTCTCCCCCGCGGGCGCGGTCACCTCGGTAGGCGCCACCGCCTCGGCCCGCGGCTCCTCGGCGGGCGCCACCGCCTCGGCGGGCGGCTCGTCGGCGGGCGCCACCGCCTCGGCCGGCGCCATGGCCTGGAGCAGGTCGATGCGGGGGATCACCCCGATCAGGCGCTGGTGGTCGTCGACGACGGCGATCGGCAGCAGCGACTCGGCGGCCGGGGCGAAGACGTCCGCGAGGGCCGTGCTCTCGTGCACCGCGGTGCTGTCCTCGTGGAGCACCCCGGCAAGCTCGGTGGCGCCCGCGCGCTGCGCCTGGACCACCTCGGCGTCGTACACGACGCCCCGGAGGGTGCGGTCGCGGTCGGTGACGTAGGCGGCGGAGACCTGCGCGTCGCGCATCTCGCGCAGGGCGCGGTTCGGACCGGCGGAGATCGTCACGACGGCCTTCGGGCGGCGCATGAGCGACCCGGCGGTGATGACCCGCGAGCGGTCGACGTCGGCGACGAACTTCGCCACGTACTCGTCGGCGGGGGCGGACAGGATCGTCTCGGCGGTGTCCAGCTGGAC
The sequence above is a segment of the Georgenia faecalis genome. Coding sequences within it:
- a CDS encoding ABC transporter permease, which produces MNETLFRLPVGEWADAFVDVLTDNLDRVFDVIGTGVDTLFDGAELALAGPAPWVVALVLAAAAFFAKGWRLALGSLVGLAVIYGVDQWENAMSTLALVLVASLIAVAVGIPLGVWAARNGHVSRALRPVLDFMQTMPAFVYLIPAVVLFRVGVVPGVVATIIFAMAPGVRLTELGIRQVDSEVVEAGHAFGATPGRILRQIQLPLALPTIMAGLNQVIMLALSMVVISGMVGAPGLGQDVVQALQTVNIGLGVEAGLSVVILAMILDRVTAALGDRAPVAKALRVRAASD